A region from the Zonotrichia albicollis isolate bZonAlb1 chromosome 17, bZonAlb1.hap1, whole genome shotgun sequence genome encodes:
- the ZNF335 gene encoding zinc finger protein 335 isoform X10: MEENAVESSSDASSQAAREEPTESGLGVGSSVAVSADSSDAAAGHGLLSRAADSCVGQSSDSSGVSLEEVSESSSSTDAIPRIYLPDSSSIAQSTLVSSVSTVSQSIMVSESPQVLVHSSVITDGAIVVSDSTASTSSDLGSAIDKIIESTIGPDIIQSCIAVTSAEDGRAETTQYLILQGPDDGAPMVSQMATSALANSLAIEAVGDGPTSTCLDQPGPSEPSRQLEVLELPAQPNRAQEADGGEELDQPDLEALEEMMEVVVVQQFKCKMCQYKSVSKKTLINHMKERHFQPVGSALALKKGRPRKVGAVPKTEDEEAAEEEDDDIMDAGAIDDPEEDSDYNPAEDEPRGRLPKYGCTVATSSEERPRRRPGRPRKLLRLENMSQDMPEAGGEVEPLVTSQSTPSQELQNSEAASSSGLENGTSESLAEPGISQSDSENKDPSSNTTAEDADVIPRRRGRPSRRFLGKKYRKYMGRRYYYKSPKPLMRPYLCRICGSRFLTHDDLRFHVNSHEANDPQLFKCLQCSYRSRRWSSLKEHMFNHVGSKPYKCEECNYTSVYKKDVIRHSTVHSRDRKKRADPPPKLNSFPCPVCNRVYPMQKRLTQHMKTHSTEKPHMCDKCGKSFKKRYTFKMHLLTHIQAIANRRFKCEFCDYVCEDKKVLLNHQLSHMNDKPYKCSVCKYSTFREDFLVSHMAVKHTGGKPFACEFCHFTTKHKKNLRLHVQCRHADSFEEWAQRHPEEPPCRRRPFFTLQQIEELKQQHSQVQAPAEPEASPPAVVGAEPSVLSQGSLEGATIIYEQDVAGSAELATQTALDLLLNMSTQRELATSSLQVAVVKPDDRGEAPGPCELQAQEEEEAKVDSKEQQQKLVMLHMAEPGQTLVQEAYGEASLSGSELQQITIPFSGAAEYSIIAPISEEIQAPATLYSSEEESPVETSHTVVVSGAVMTEEALKDHSNHYIMSSSVPGSQFQAMEPLSGDAAFSSPAEGQEAEPAGIKWPVVQCVTSLAQNDSSLSPASEGHEVSSPKIKWPAIQGAAKKLTCKVSTAKKLSCKISTAKKFSCKICTAMFTGRAEMESHKRAHIGPSTFKCPDCPFTATLWPEVRSHMVQHASLRPHKCPHCSFASKNKKDLRRHMLTHTNEKPFACQVCGQRFNRNGHLKFHTQRLHSSEGKRPGPAAAQQTIILNSNEDTLATLHTALQAGQAVLAPERLQQALGQEHILVAQEQSVTSQEEAAYIQEITTADGQTVQHLVTADNQVQYIIAQEGVPHLLPQEYVVVPEGHHIQVQDGQITHIQYEQGGQILPESQIQYMPVSPEQQLVTQAQLEAAAHSAVSAVADAAMAQAQGVFTAEAAAEQMQQLQPAIHYDVITLSD, from the exons ATGGAGGAGAATGCGGTGGAGAGCAGCAGCGACGCGAGTTCGCAGGCGGCGCGGGAGGAGCCCACCGAGAGCGGGCTGGGCGTCGGGAGCTCGGTGGCCGTGTCGGCGGACAGCAGCGATGCGGCCGCGGGGCACGGGCTCCTCTCCCGGGCCGCTGACTCCTGCGTGGGGCAGAGCTCCGACAGCAGCGGGGTCTCCTTG GAAGAGGTCTCAGAGAGCAGTTCCAGCACAGATGCCATTCCAAGGATTTACCTGCCAGACTCATCCTCTATTGCCCAATCCACCTTGGTCTCCAGTGTCTCCACTGTGAGCCAGTCCATCATGGTGTCAGAGTCCCCACAGGTCCTGGTGCACTCCAGTGTCATCACCGATGGAGCCATAGTTGTGTCAGACTCCACTGCATCCACTTCCTCCGACCTGGGTTCTGCCATTGACAAAATCATCGAGTCCACAATCGGTCCTGACATCATCCAGA GCTGCATCGCCGTGACCAGCGCAGAGGATGGAAGGGCAGAGACCACACAGTACCTCATTCTGCAAGGCCCTGATGATG GTGCCCCCATGGTGTCCCAGATGGCCACTTCTGCTCTAGCCAATAGCTTGGCAATAGAGGCTGTTGGTGATGGACCTACCTCCACGTGCCTTGACCAGCCTGGCCCTTCAGAGCCCTCCAGGCAGTTGGaagtgctggagctgcctgcaCAGCCAAACCGAGCCCAGGAGGCAGATGGTGGGGAGGAGCTGGACCAGCCAGACTTGGAGGCCCTGGAAGAGATGATGGAAGTGGTGGTGGTGCAGCAGTTCAAGTGCAAGATGTGTCAGTACAAGAGTGTCTCTAAGAAAACACTGATTAACCACATGAAAGAGCGTCACTTCCAGCCAG TGGGTTCAGCTCTGGCTTTGAAGAAAGGACGACCACGAAAGGTGGGAGCTGTTCCAAAgactgaggatgaggaggccgCAGAAGAAGAAGATGATGATATTATGGATGCTGGTGCTATTGATGATCCTGAAG AGGACAGTGACTACAACCCAGCTGAGGACGAGCCCCGGGGGCGACTGCCCAAGTATGGCTGCACTGTCGCCACCTCCAGCGAGGAGAGGCCACGCCGGCGCCCAGGGAGGCCCCGCAAGCTGCTTCGTCTGGAGAATATGTCCCAGGACATGCCTGAag caggaggggaggTGGAGCCCTTGGTGACGTCCCAGAGCACAccaagccaggagctgcagaactCGGAAGCAGCCAGTTCCTCCGGCCTGGAGAATGGGACCAGTGagagcctggcagagcctgGTATCAGCCAGTCTGACTCTGAGAACAAGGACCCTTCCTCCAACACCACTGCTGAGGATGCAGACGTCATCCCGCGGCGGCGTGGGCGGCCCTCTCGCCGTTTCCTGGGCAAGAAATACCGCAAGTACATGGGGCGCAG GTACTACTACAAGTCCCCCAAGCCCCTGATGCGGCCCTACCTGTGTCGGATCTGCGGCTCACGGTTCCTCACACACGATGACCTGCGCTTCCACGTCAACTCGCACGAGGCCAATGACCCGCAGCTCTTCAAGTGTCTTCAGTGCAGCTACCGCTCCCGGCGCTGGTCCTCCCTCAAG GAGCACATGTTCAACCATGTGGGCAGCAAGCCCTACAAGTGCGAGGAGTGCAATTACACCAGCGTGTACAAGAAGGATGTCATTCGGCACTCTACAgtgcacagcagggacag gaagaaaagagCTGATCCG CCACCAAAGCTGAACTCCTTCCCATGCCCTGTCTGCAACCGTGTCTACCCCATGCAGAAGAGGCTTACACAACACATGAAGACACACAGTACAGAGAAACCACACATGTGTGACAAG TGCGGGAAGTCCTTTAAGAAGCGTTACACCTTCAAGATGCACCTGCTGACACACATCCAGGCCATTGCCAACCGCAG GTTCAAGTGTGAGTTCTGTGACTATGTCTGTGAGGACAAGAAGGTCCTGCTGAACCACCAGCTGTCACATATGAATGACAAGCCCTACAAGTGCAGCGTCTGCAAATATTCCACCTTCCGGGAGGACTTCCTGGTCTCGCACATGGCAGTCAAGCACACAG gagggaagCCGTTCGCTTGCGAGTTCTGCCACTTCACCACCAAGCACAAGAAGAACCTGCGGCTGCACGTGCAGTGCCGCCACGCCGACTCCTTCGAGGAGTGGGCACAGAGACACCCTGAGGAGCCGccctgccgccgccgccccttcttcaccctgcagcagatcgaggagctgaagcagcagcacagccaggtgcaggCGCCGGCTGAGCCAGAGGCCAGCCCACCG GCTGTTGTGGGTGCAGAGCCCTCTGTTCTCTCGCAGGGTTCCCTGGAAGGGGCCACCATCATCTATGAACAAG ATGTGGCTGGATCAGCAGAGCTGGCCACACAGACGGCCCTGGATCTCCTGCTGAATATGAGCACCCAGAGGGAGCTGGCCACCAGCTCGCTGCAG GTGGCAGTGGTGAAGCCAGATGATCGAGGAGAAGCACCAGGCCCCTgtgagctgcaggcacaggaggaggaggaggcgaaGGTGGACTctaaggagcagcagcaaaagtTGGTGATGCTGCACATGGCAGAGCCTGGGCAGACACTTGTGCAGGAGGCTTATGGGGAAGCGAGCCTGAGtggctcagagctgcagcagattACCATCCCCTTCAGTGGGGCAGCAGAGTACAGCATCATTGCACCCATCAGCGAGGAGATCCAGGCTCCTGCCACGCTGTACAG CAGTGAGGAGGAGAGTCCTGTTGAGACCTCCCACACAGTTGTGGTGAGCGGGGCTGTGATGACAGAGGAGGCACTGAAGGACCACAGCAATCACTACATCATGTCATCCAGTGTCCCAGGGAGCCAGTTCCAGGCCATGGAG CCCCTCAGTGGGGACGCTGCCTTTTCCTCACCTGCGGAGGGTCAGGAGGCAGAGCCCGCCGGCATCAAGTGGCCCGTGGTGCAGTGTGTcaccagcctggcccagaaCGACTCGTCTTTGTCCCCAGCCTCCGAGGGGCACGAAGTGTCATCCCCAAAGATCAAGTGGCCTGCAATCCAAGGCGCGGCCAAGAAGCTCACATGCAAGGTTTCCACAGCCAAGAAGCTCTCATGCAAGATTTCCACGGCCAAAAAGTTTTCATGCAAGATTTGCACAGCCATGTTCACAGGGAGAGCGGAGATGGAGAGTCACAAGAGAGCCCACATTGGGCCCAGCACTTTCAAGTGTCCCGACTGTCCCTTCACTGCCACACTCTGGCCAGAGGTCCGG AGCCACATGGTTCAGCATGCCAGCCTCCGGCCACACAAGTGCCCCCACTGCAGCTTTGCCTCCAAGAACAAGAAGGACCTGCGCAGGCACATGCTGACCCACACCAATGAGAAGCCCTTCGCCTGCCAGGTCTGTGGGCAGAG GTTCAACCGTAATGGGCACCTCAAGTTCCACACACAGCGTTTGCACAGCTCAGAGGGCAAAAGGCCagggccagctgctgcccagcagacCATCATCCTGAACAGCAACGAGGACACCCTGGCCACCCTACACA cagctctgcaggccgGCCAGGCCGTGCTGGCTCCCGAGCGGCTGCAGCAGGCCCTGGGGCAGGAGCACATCCTTGTTGCACAGGAGCAGAGCGTCACCAGCCAG gaggaggcagcctACATCCAGGAGATCACGACTGCTGATGGACAGACAGTACAGCACTTAGTGACTGCTGACAAccag GTTCAGTACATTATTGCCCAGGAAGGTGTCCCACACTTGCTTCCCCAAGAGTATGTTGTTGTTCCGGAGGGACATCACATCCAG GTACAGGATGGTCAGATCACCCACATCCAGTATGAGCAGGGTGGCCAGATCCTCCCGGAGTCACAG ATCCAGTACATGCCTGTGTCACCGGAGCAGCAGCTCGTcacccaggcacagctggaagcagcagcacactCAGCTGTCTCAG cagtGGCGGATGCGGCCATGGCCCAGGCCCAGGGCGTGTTCACGGCCGAGGCAGCAGCGGAGCagatgcagcagctgcagccggCCATCCACTACGATGTCATCACGCTGTCGGACTAG
- the ZNF335 gene encoding zinc finger protein 335 isoform X7, translated as MEENAVESSSDASSQAAREEPTESGLGVGSSVAVSADSSDAAAGHGLLSRAADSCVGQSSDSSGVSLEEVSESSSSTDAIPRIYLPDSSSIAQSTLVSSVSTVSQSIMVSESPQVLVHSSVITDGAIVVSDSTASTSSDLGSAIDKIIESTIGPDIIQSCIAVTSAEDGRAETTQYLILQGPDDGAPMVSQMATSALANSLAIEAVGDGPTSTCLDQPGPSEPSRQLEVLELPAQPNRAQEADGGEELDQPDLEALEEMMEVVVVQQFKCKMCQYKSVSKKTLINHMKERHFQPVGSALALKKGRPRKVGAVPKTEDEEAAEEEDDDIMDAGAIDDPEEDSDYNPAEDEPRGRLPKYGCTVATSSEERPRRRPGRPRKLLRLENMSQDMPEAGGEVEPLVTSQSTPSQELQNSEAASSSGLENGTSESLAEPGISQSDSENKDPSSNTTAEDADVIPRRRGRPSRRFLGKKYRKYYYKSPKPLMRPYLCRICGSRFLTHDDLRFHVNSHEANDPQLFKCLQCSYRSRRWSSLKEHMFNHVGSKPYKCEECNYTSVYKKDVIRHSTVHSRDRKKRADPPPKLNSFPCPVCNRVYPMQKRLTQHMKTHSTEKPHMCDKCGKSFKKRYTFKMHLLTHIQAIANRRFKCEFCDYVCEDKKVLLNHQLSHMNDKPYKCSVCKYSTFREDFLVSHMAVKHTGGKPFACEFCHFTTKHKKNLRLHVQCRHADSFEEWAQRHPEEPPCRRRPFFTLQQIEELKQQHSQVQAPAEPEASPPAPLGPITCHTVQAVVGAEPSVLSQGSLEGATIIYEQDVAGSAELATQTALDLLLNMSTQRELATSSLQVAVVKPDDRGEAPGPCELQAQEEEEAKVDSKEQQQKLVMLHMAEPGQTLVQEAYGEASLSGSELQQITIPFSGAAEYSIIAPISEEIQAPATLYSSEEESPVETSHTVVVSGAVMTEEALKDHSNHYIMSSSVPGSQFQAMEPLSGDAAFSSPAEGQEAEPAGIKWPVVQCVTSLAQNDSSLSPASEGHEVSSPKIKWPAIQGAAKKLTCKVSTAKKLSCKISTAKKFSCKICTAMFTGRAEMESHKRAHIGPSTFKCPDCPFTATLWPEVRSHMVQHASLRPHKCPHCSFASKNKKDLRRHMLTHTNEKPFACQVCGQRFNRNGHLKFHTQRLHSSEGKRPGPAAAQQTIILNSNEDTLATLHTALQAGQAVLAPERLQQALGQEHILVAQEQSVTSQEEAAYIQEITTADGQTVQHLVTADNQVQYIIAQEGVPHLLPQEYVVVPEGHHIQVQDGQITHIQYEQGGQILPESQIQYMPVSPEQQLVTQAQLEAAAHSAVSAVADAAMAQAQGVFTAEAAAEQMQQLQPAIHYDVITLSD; from the exons ATGGAGGAGAATGCGGTGGAGAGCAGCAGCGACGCGAGTTCGCAGGCGGCGCGGGAGGAGCCCACCGAGAGCGGGCTGGGCGTCGGGAGCTCGGTGGCCGTGTCGGCGGACAGCAGCGATGCGGCCGCGGGGCACGGGCTCCTCTCCCGGGCCGCTGACTCCTGCGTGGGGCAGAGCTCCGACAGCAGCGGGGTCTCCTTG GAAGAGGTCTCAGAGAGCAGTTCCAGCACAGATGCCATTCCAAGGATTTACCTGCCAGACTCATCCTCTATTGCCCAATCCACCTTGGTCTCCAGTGTCTCCACTGTGAGCCAGTCCATCATGGTGTCAGAGTCCCCACAGGTCCTGGTGCACTCCAGTGTCATCACCGATGGAGCCATAGTTGTGTCAGACTCCACTGCATCCACTTCCTCCGACCTGGGTTCTGCCATTGACAAAATCATCGAGTCCACAATCGGTCCTGACATCATCCAGA GCTGCATCGCCGTGACCAGCGCAGAGGATGGAAGGGCAGAGACCACACAGTACCTCATTCTGCAAGGCCCTGATGATG GTGCCCCCATGGTGTCCCAGATGGCCACTTCTGCTCTAGCCAATAGCTTGGCAATAGAGGCTGTTGGTGATGGACCTACCTCCACGTGCCTTGACCAGCCTGGCCCTTCAGAGCCCTCCAGGCAGTTGGaagtgctggagctgcctgcaCAGCCAAACCGAGCCCAGGAGGCAGATGGTGGGGAGGAGCTGGACCAGCCAGACTTGGAGGCCCTGGAAGAGATGATGGAAGTGGTGGTGGTGCAGCAGTTCAAGTGCAAGATGTGTCAGTACAAGAGTGTCTCTAAGAAAACACTGATTAACCACATGAAAGAGCGTCACTTCCAGCCAG TGGGTTCAGCTCTGGCTTTGAAGAAAGGACGACCACGAAAGGTGGGAGCTGTTCCAAAgactgaggatgaggaggccgCAGAAGAAGAAGATGATGATATTATGGATGCTGGTGCTATTGATGATCCTGAAG AGGACAGTGACTACAACCCAGCTGAGGACGAGCCCCGGGGGCGACTGCCCAAGTATGGCTGCACTGTCGCCACCTCCAGCGAGGAGAGGCCACGCCGGCGCCCAGGGAGGCCCCGCAAGCTGCTTCGTCTGGAGAATATGTCCCAGGACATGCCTGAag caggaggggaggTGGAGCCCTTGGTGACGTCCCAGAGCACAccaagccaggagctgcagaactCGGAAGCAGCCAGTTCCTCCGGCCTGGAGAATGGGACCAGTGagagcctggcagagcctgGTATCAGCCAGTCTGACTCTGAGAACAAGGACCCTTCCTCCAACACCACTGCTGAGGATGCAGACGTCATCCCGCGGCGGCGTGGGCGGCCCTCTCGCCGTTTCCTGGGCAAGAAATACCGCAA GTACTACTACAAGTCCCCCAAGCCCCTGATGCGGCCCTACCTGTGTCGGATCTGCGGCTCACGGTTCCTCACACACGATGACCTGCGCTTCCACGTCAACTCGCACGAGGCCAATGACCCGCAGCTCTTCAAGTGTCTTCAGTGCAGCTACCGCTCCCGGCGCTGGTCCTCCCTCAAG GAGCACATGTTCAACCATGTGGGCAGCAAGCCCTACAAGTGCGAGGAGTGCAATTACACCAGCGTGTACAAGAAGGATGTCATTCGGCACTCTACAgtgcacagcagggacag gaagaaaagagCTGATCCG CCACCAAAGCTGAACTCCTTCCCATGCCCTGTCTGCAACCGTGTCTACCCCATGCAGAAGAGGCTTACACAACACATGAAGACACACAGTACAGAGAAACCACACATGTGTGACAAG TGCGGGAAGTCCTTTAAGAAGCGTTACACCTTCAAGATGCACCTGCTGACACACATCCAGGCCATTGCCAACCGCAG GTTCAAGTGTGAGTTCTGTGACTATGTCTGTGAGGACAAGAAGGTCCTGCTGAACCACCAGCTGTCACATATGAATGACAAGCCCTACAAGTGCAGCGTCTGCAAATATTCCACCTTCCGGGAGGACTTCCTGGTCTCGCACATGGCAGTCAAGCACACAG gagggaagCCGTTCGCTTGCGAGTTCTGCCACTTCACCACCAAGCACAAGAAGAACCTGCGGCTGCACGTGCAGTGCCGCCACGCCGACTCCTTCGAGGAGTGGGCACAGAGACACCCTGAGGAGCCGccctgccgccgccgccccttcttcaccctgcagcagatcgaggagctgaagcagcagcacagccaggtgcaggCGCCGGCTGAGCCAGAGGCCAGCCCACCG GCACCTCTCGGCCCCATCACTTGCCACACGGTCCAGGCTGTTGTGGGTGCAGAGCCCTCTGTTCTCTCGCAGGGTTCCCTGGAAGGGGCCACCATCATCTATGAACAAG ATGTGGCTGGATCAGCAGAGCTGGCCACACAGACGGCCCTGGATCTCCTGCTGAATATGAGCACCCAGAGGGAGCTGGCCACCAGCTCGCTGCAG GTGGCAGTGGTGAAGCCAGATGATCGAGGAGAAGCACCAGGCCCCTgtgagctgcaggcacaggaggaggaggaggcgaaGGTGGACTctaaggagcagcagcaaaagtTGGTGATGCTGCACATGGCAGAGCCTGGGCAGACACTTGTGCAGGAGGCTTATGGGGAAGCGAGCCTGAGtggctcagagctgcagcagattACCATCCCCTTCAGTGGGGCAGCAGAGTACAGCATCATTGCACCCATCAGCGAGGAGATCCAGGCTCCTGCCACGCTGTACAG CAGTGAGGAGGAGAGTCCTGTTGAGACCTCCCACACAGTTGTGGTGAGCGGGGCTGTGATGACAGAGGAGGCACTGAAGGACCACAGCAATCACTACATCATGTCATCCAGTGTCCCAGGGAGCCAGTTCCAGGCCATGGAG CCCCTCAGTGGGGACGCTGCCTTTTCCTCACCTGCGGAGGGTCAGGAGGCAGAGCCCGCCGGCATCAAGTGGCCCGTGGTGCAGTGTGTcaccagcctggcccagaaCGACTCGTCTTTGTCCCCAGCCTCCGAGGGGCACGAAGTGTCATCCCCAAAGATCAAGTGGCCTGCAATCCAAGGCGCGGCCAAGAAGCTCACATGCAAGGTTTCCACAGCCAAGAAGCTCTCATGCAAGATTTCCACGGCCAAAAAGTTTTCATGCAAGATTTGCACAGCCATGTTCACAGGGAGAGCGGAGATGGAGAGTCACAAGAGAGCCCACATTGGGCCCAGCACTTTCAAGTGTCCCGACTGTCCCTTCACTGCCACACTCTGGCCAGAGGTCCGG AGCCACATGGTTCAGCATGCCAGCCTCCGGCCACACAAGTGCCCCCACTGCAGCTTTGCCTCCAAGAACAAGAAGGACCTGCGCAGGCACATGCTGACCCACACCAATGAGAAGCCCTTCGCCTGCCAGGTCTGTGGGCAGAG GTTCAACCGTAATGGGCACCTCAAGTTCCACACACAGCGTTTGCACAGCTCAGAGGGCAAAAGGCCagggccagctgctgcccagcagacCATCATCCTGAACAGCAACGAGGACACCCTGGCCACCCTACACA cagctctgcaggccgGCCAGGCCGTGCTGGCTCCCGAGCGGCTGCAGCAGGCCCTGGGGCAGGAGCACATCCTTGTTGCACAGGAGCAGAGCGTCACCAGCCAG gaggaggcagcctACATCCAGGAGATCACGACTGCTGATGGACAGACAGTACAGCACTTAGTGACTGCTGACAAccag GTTCAGTACATTATTGCCCAGGAAGGTGTCCCACACTTGCTTCCCCAAGAGTATGTTGTTGTTCCGGAGGGACATCACATCCAG GTACAGGATGGTCAGATCACCCACATCCAGTATGAGCAGGGTGGCCAGATCCTCCCGGAGTCACAG ATCCAGTACATGCCTGTGTCACCGGAGCAGCAGCTCGTcacccaggcacagctggaagcagcagcacactCAGCTGTCTCAG cagtGGCGGATGCGGCCATGGCCCAGGCCCAGGGCGTGTTCACGGCCGAGGCAGCAGCGGAGCagatgcagcagctgcagccggCCATCCACTACGATGTCATCACGCTGTCGGACTAG